The genomic interval GGCGGCAGCGCAACAACGAGAACCGGGAGAACGCGTCCAGCAACCACGACCACGAGGACGGCGCCTCGGGCACACCCAAGGAGAAGAAGGCCAAGACCTCCAAGAAGAAGAAGCGCTCCAAGGCCAAGGCGGAGCGGGAGGCGTCCCCTGCCGACCTCCCCATCGACCCCAACGAACCCACGTACTGCCTGTGCAACCAGGTCTCCTACGGGGAGATGATCGGCTGTGACAACGACGAGTGTCCCATCGAGTGGTTCCACTTCTCGTGCGTGGGGCTCAATCATAAACCCAAGGGCAAGTGGTACTGTCCCAAGTGCCGGGGAGAGAACGAGAAGACCATGGACAAAGCCCTGGAGAAATCCAAAAAAGAGAGGGCTTACAACAGGTAGTTTGTGGACAGGCGCCTGGTAGTGAGGAGGACAAAATAAACCGTGTATTTATTACATTGCCGCCTTTGTTGAGGTGCAGGGAgtgtaaaatgtatatttttaaagaatgttagAAAAGGAACCATTCCTTTCATAGGGATGGCAGTGATTctgtttgccttttgttttcattggtacACGTGTAACAAGAAAGTGGTCTGTGGATCAGCATTTTAGAAACTACAAATATAGGTTTGATTAAACACTTAAGTCTCAGACTGATTTCTTGTGGGAGGAGGAGGACTAAACTCAACCTAACACATTAAATGTGGAAGGAAAATACTTcatttagcttttttattttaataaaagtaatattactttatgaacaaatttttttaattggccgGTCGCCAAAAATACAGCCTATAGTAAATGTGTTTCTTGCTGCCGTGATGTATATCCATATAACAATTCAGTAACAAAGGTTTAAAGtttgaagattattttttaaaaaggtaaatggTTAAATTTTACAtgatagatattttatattttggcctGTTCCCCAAATGGCCATTTTAAAATGCTTGGGTACACTTCTCTTAAACAAGCGGTCTAGTCAAGGAACCTCAAGTCATGCTTTTGCTATCACGAATCATAGTGTAGCCATCTTTAATTTATATCAGGTGTATAAATGTACATTTCCAAGTGAACTTGCACTTACTATATTATGATTGGAAGTGCAGTCAGCAGATGCTGTTGTGAAGCTAATGTCACAATTATGTGCAAAGGTGTGCTTCCTGCTGTATGTGAGCTGT from Rhinopithecus roxellana isolate Shanxi Qingling chromosome 18, ASM756505v1, whole genome shotgun sequence carries:
- the ING1 gene encoding inhibitor of growth protein 1 isoform X2, producing the protein MLHCVQRALIRSQELGDEKIQIVSQMVELVENRTRQVDSHVELFEAQQELGDTAGNSGKAGADRPKGEGAAQAEKPNSKRSRRQRNNENRENASSNHDHEDGASGTPKEKKAKTSKKKKRSKAKAEREASPADLPIDPNEPTYCLCNQVSYGEMIGCDNDECPIEWFHFSCVGLNHKPKGKWYCPKCRGENEKTMDKALEKSKKERAYNR